The Watersipora subatra chromosome 1, tzWatSuba1.1, whole genome shotgun sequence genome has a window encoding:
- the LOC137402335 gene encoding LOW QUALITY PROTEIN: meiosis regulator and mRNA stability factor 1-like (The sequence of the model RefSeq protein was modified relative to this genomic sequence to represent the inferred CDS: substituted 1 base at 1 genomic stop codon), with protein MTQTNEADARMLVPHLCIKECLEEKKDSCQTHAFKYPTPPNSGAGINKQQQTDRNIRPCSPECLSSVLASQHFNRTPGRKRNLEPYKPKDTLTAAFHGISYLPQEMGTRQGSNLPSDTSFSGQLQFPIRQDPISVQTIPSYDGSISATPMRASIHYPRMISFESSFQTMQASPVCRPIVRRPLQEVQESAPAFRNAALGDEGVKLSVTNLDFNIAANEWVKILYSEFTEHAKVHSIEIQKQTDGSLMAIAQVWSEADARNIISQLHRKKLGYKRISISLYKVEAQRNPQRVRAEAVSILSEVASKTMPLFKFLEAYEKRFGRRISVADLYHMEDTIEVKDSAASKGRMVRLQASFSLSRNLDGGFGNELLPSETPYCTTHCSKSKFILIQDTGMLPYVKLDLEIFSKQVHVLLTLHSGELHLMSFTLCYEAMYSEIVSTAEGSVPLEHLITCVAGVYIKMDQVGIKKVTSESRPPSPTHSIYSECGYEPLSTRPALGLTQQLSQFAREVVDLLKRMPGCQMSFSKFIPSYHHHFGRQCRVAEFGFTKLQELFEAIPHVLQILGTGTQRILYLTHRIHLRRFTADLCRVLKTQPEKRCTIAEFPQLYSEVIGTNLRIATFGVCYIKDMLRDIPSTTVLAAGDGDSQTLSIPRKGXDPLFSSISQQIEATPSNPPSNTK; from the exons ATGACCCAAACTAATGAAGCGGATGCAAGAATGCTGGTTCCTCATCTCTGCATCAAGGAATGCTTAGAAG AAAAAAAAGATTCATGTCAGACCCATGCTTTCAAGTATCCAACACCTCCAAATAGCGGAGCAGGAATTAACAAGCAACAGCAAACTGATAGGAACATACGACCGTGCTCTCCAGAATGTTTGTCTTCTGTTCTGGCCAGCCAACATTTTAATAGAACACCAGGTAGAAAGAGAAACCTGGAACCCTACAAACCAAAAGACACCCTAACAGCTGCCTTTCATGGCATATCATACTTACCTCAAGAAATGGGAACAAG ACAGGGTTCGAATCTACCTTCAGACACCAGCTTTAGTGGACAATTGCAATTTCCTATACGACAAGATCCTATTTCAGTCCAAACTATACCATCTTATGATGGTAGTATATCTGCAACGCCTATGCGAGCCTCCATCCATTACCCTAGAATGATAAGTTTTGAAAGCAGTTTTCAAACGATGCAGGCGAGTCCAGTATGTCGACCGATTGTGAGACGACCTCTGCAGGAAGTGCAAGAGAGCGCGCCTGCATTCCGTAATGCAGCTCTTGGTGATGAAGGAGTGAAACTATCTGTGACTAATCTAGACTTTAACATAGCCGCAAATGAATGGGTCAAAATTCTATACAGTGAGTTTACGGAACACGCTAAA GTACACTCCATAGAGATCCAGAAGCAGACAGATGGCTCACTAATGGCCATCGCCCAAGTTTGGAGTGAAGCTGATGCCCGCAACATAATCTCACAGTTGCACCGTAAGAAATTGGGTTACAAACGTATTTCCATTTCATTGTACAAAGTGGAGGCACAGAGGAATCCTCAACGTGTAAG AGCCGAAGCTGTGAGCATTTTGAGTGAGGTCGCTTCGAAAACCATGCCTCTTTTCAAGTTTCTAGAGGCATACGAAAAAAG GTTTGGTCGAAGAATCAGTGTGGCAGATTTGTATCACATGGAAGATACGATAGAGGTAAAAGACTCTGCAGCTAGCAAAGGTCGAATGGTGCGACTACAGGCATCTTTCAGTCTCTCTCGTAATTTGGATGGTGGATTTGGTAATGAG CTTCTACCTTCGGAGACTCCATACTGTACAACTCACTGCTCCAAGTCTAAGTTCATACTAATACAAGACACTGGAATGCTACCATATGTTAAATTGGATTTGGAGATTTTCAGTAAACAAGTTCATGTTCTGCTGACCCTCCATTCTGGAGAGCTACATTTAATGAG TTTTACTCTTTGCTACGAGGCGATGTACTCTGAAATAGTATCAACCGCGGAAGGAAGTGTGCCTTTAGAACATCTGATAACATGCGTCGCTGGTGTGTATATTAAAATGGATCAGGTAGGAATTAAAAAAGTAACTTCTGAAAGTCGACCACCTTCTCCGACTCATAGCATCTACAGCGAATGTGGCTATG AGCCATTGAGCACTCGCCCTGCTCTTGGCTTGACTCAACAGCTCTCACAATTCGCACGAGAAGTTGTTGACCTGCTAAAGCGAATGCCAGGCTGTCAGATGTCATTCTCCAAGTTTATTCCATCTTATCACCACCATTTTGGCAGACAATGTAGAGTGGCGGAGTTTGGGTTTACAAAATTGCAAGAGCTATTTGAGGCCATACCTCATGTGCTTCAG ATTCTTGGTACAGGAACACAAAGAATTCTATATCTCACGCACAGAATCCATCTCCGACGATTTACTGCTGACCTCTGTAGAGTCCTCAAAACTCAGCCAGAAAAACGTTGCACAATTGCAGAATTTCCCCAGTTGTACTCGGAA GTGATTGGAACAAACTTGCGTATAGCAACCTTTGGAGTGTGCTATATTAAAGACATGCTTAGAGACATCCCATCAACTACTGTTCTAGCCGCTGGTGATGGTGACAGTCAAACTCTATCTATTCCCAGAAAAGGTTGAGATCCTTTGTTTTCAAGTATTTCACAGCAAATTGAAGCAACACCAAGTAACCCACCCAGCAACACTAAATAG